A stretch of the Ananas comosus cultivar F153 linkage group 14, ASM154086v1, whole genome shotgun sequence genome encodes the following:
- the LOC109720706 gene encoding ent-kaur-16-ene synthase, chloroplastic-like isoform X1: protein MSLNALSFPLCCIQSTDIQISRVRAKKTVRASLPRVSSANLDDAKVANSANLSVMCSRESEKRIREQLSKVEYSVSSYDTAWVAMVPSPGSPQTPCFPQCVDWMLQNQNSNGSWGLDHIHPSLMKDALSSTLACVLALKRWNVGEEHVRRGLRYIGSNLSCIKDENYQSPVGFNIIFPGMLERAIDLGLDIPIRQHAIQDILCLRDLELKRDSANNSEGRKAYMAYVSEGLGNLQDWNEVMKYQRKNGSLFNSPATTAVALTHRYDVKALDYLHAILRRFGSSVPTVYPFEMHTQLCMVDTLEKLGISRLFAYEIKTILDRIYRCWLENDEELSLDMAACAMAFCLLRMNGYDVSSDRLSHYAEAHNFHNSMQGYLKDMKTVLEFHKASQIKILDCEQVLDKLGSWSSSFLKEEVSSNSKHSSRVISQEADYVLKFPFYANLERLEHKRNIEHFDVANYQILKTSYKSFWTSDDLLKLAVEDFSSCQSIYRKELQHLQSWVRENRLDQLGFARDKITYCYLSAAATLCSPELTDGRILWAKNSLLTTVVDDFFDVGGSIEELKNLISLVEKWDGNHEKEFCSEHVEIIFSALHSTINELGAKASAVQNRSVTGHLVEIWLSMMRSMMNEAEWLRKKTVPTTEQYMENGIFSLALGPTVLSLLYIVGPKLSEEAIADPEYHELFRLVSTCGRLLNDVQGYEVIQARECKEGKLNSISLRVVHSDSSISVEEAQRELKRSVETSRRELLRLVLKEGSVIPRSCKDLFWKMCRILHLFYMNTDGFTSAKEMVSAVNAVIHEPLKISHLLSAIPGENTNTNS, encoded by the exons ATGTCGTTAAATGCTCTCTCATTTCCCCTGTGCTGCATCCAATCTACGGATATTCAAATTTCTAGAGTTAGAGCTAAAAAAACAGTTCGAGCATCTCTTCCGCGAGTTTCGTCAG CAAATTTGGATGATGCGAAAGTAGCAAACAGTGCGAACCTTTCAGTAATG TGTTCCAGGGAATCGGAGAAACGAATAAGGGAGCAGCTAAGTAAGGTCGAATATTCAGTTTCTTCGTATGACACGGCATGGGTAGCCATGGTCCCTTCTCCTGGATCTCCTCAAACTCCGTGCTTCCCTCAGTGCGTCGATTGGATgttacaaaatcaaaattctaatgGATCCTGGGGACTTGACCATATTCATCCCTCTTTGATGAAAGATGCTCTATCTTCCACATTGGCATGTGTACTCGCGCTCAAGCGTTGGAATGTGGGTGAAGAGCATGTAAGACGAG GGCTACGTTATATTGGATCTAATTTGTCATGTATTAAGGATGAGAATTATCAGTCTCCTGTTGGCTTCAATATCATTTTCCCTGGCATGCTTGAACGTGCAATCGATTTGGGTTTAGATATTCCCATAAGACAGCATGCTATTCAGGATATTCTTTGCCTTCGAGATTTAGAATTGAAAAG ggATTCTGCAAACAATTCCGAGGGACGAAAAGCGTACATGGCGTATGTATCCGAAGGATTAGGGAATTTGCAGGACTGGAATGAGGTTATGAAGTATCAGAGGAAGAACGGATCGTTGTTCAATTCACCTGCAACAACAGCTGTTGCATTGACCCATCGTTATGATGTTAAAGCTCTTGACTACCTGCATGCTATTTTACGGCGGTTTGGCAGTTCAG TTCCTACCGTTTATCCGTTTGAGATGCATACGCAGCTTTGCATGGTCGACACTCTTGAAAAGTTGGGAATTTCTCGGCTGTTTGCTTATGAGATAAAGACCATCTTGGACAGAATATACAG ATGCTGGTTGGAGAACGATGAGGAACTTAGTTTGGATATGGCTGCATGTGCTATGGCATTTTGTCTTTTGCGTATGAACGGATATGATGTTTCCTCAG ATAGGCTATCTCACTATGCTGAAGCACACAATTTCCATAATTCCATGCAAGGATATCTGAAAGATATGAAAACTGTTCTAGAATTTCACAAGGCATCACAGATTAAAATCCTGGACTGTGAACAAGTCTTAGATAAACTGGGTTCCTGGTCCAGTAGTTTCCTAAAAGAGGAAGTATCTTCTAATTCAAAACATTCTTCCCGAGTTATCTCCCAAGAG gcAGATTATGTTCTTAAATTTCCCTTTTACGCCAATTTGGAACGCTTAGAACACAAGAGAAACATTGAGCACTTCGATGTTGCCAATTATCAGATTCTCAAAACATCATATAA GTCTTTCTGGACTTCTGATGATCTTCTTAAATTGGCTGTTGAAGATTTCAGTAGCTGTCAGTCTATATACCGGAAAGAACTTCAACATCTTCAGAG CTGGGTCAGAGAAAACCGGTTGGATCAGCTAGGATTTGCTCGGGATAAAATAACATACTGTTACCTCTCTGCTGCTGCTACTCTATGTTCTCCCGAATTAACCGATGGTCGCATTTTATGGGCCAAAAATAGTCTGCTCACCACTGTGGTTGACGACTTCTTCGACGTAGGTGGATCAATCGAAGAATTAAAAAACCTCATCAGTTTAGTTGAGAA ATGGGATGGAAATCACGAAAAAGAGTTTTGCTCTGAGCACGTGGAGATTATATTTTCTGCGCTTCACAGCACAATCAACGAGCTTGGAGCTAAGGCATCAGCAGTACAAAATCGTAGCGTCACCGGCCATCTAGTAGAAATA TGGCTTAGTATGATGAGGTCCATGATGAACGAAGCAGAGTGGCTGAGGAAGAAAACGGTACCCACGACGGAGCAGTACATGGAAAATGGAATTTTTTCCCTTGCTTTGGGCCCTACCGTTCTCTCGTTACTCTACATTGTTGGTCCAAAGCTCTCCGAAGAGGCGATCGCAGATCCAGAGTACCATGAATTGTTCAGACTTGTGAGCACATGCGGCCGTCTTCTAAACGACGTGCAAGGTTACGAGGTAATACAAGCA AGAGAATGTAAAGAAGGAAAGTTGAACAGCATCTCGCTCCGCGTTGTTCATAGCGACTCTTCCATCTCTGTAGAAGAGGCTCAAAGGGAGCTCAAGAGATCTGTCGAAACTTCTCGGAGAGAATTGCTAAGGCTGGTGCTGAAGGAGGGATCTGTAATTCCTCGAAGTTGCAAGGACTTATTTTGGAAGATGTGCAGAATACTTCACCTATTCTACATGAACACTGATGGATTTACATCTGCAAAGGAAATGGTGAGTGCTGTAAACGCAGTTATTCATGAACCACTCAAAATCAGCCATCTTTTGTCAGCTATTCCCGGCgaaaatacaaatacaaattcCTAA
- the LOC109720706 gene encoding ent-kaur-16-ene synthase, chloroplastic-like isoform X2, with protein MSLNALSFPLCCIQSTDIQISRVRAKKTVRASLPRVSSANLDDAKVANSANLSVMCSRESEKRIREQLSKVEYSVSSYDTAWVAMVPSPGSPQTPCFPQCVDWMLQNQNSNGSWGLDHIHPSLMKDALSSTLACVLALKRWNVGEEHVRRGLRYIGSNLSCIKDENYQSPVGFNIIFPGMLERAIDLGLDIPIRQHAIQDILCLRDLELKRDSANNSEGRKAYMAYVSEGLGNLQDWNEVMKYQRKNGSLFNSPATTAVALTHRYDVKALDYLHAILRRFGSSVPTVYPFEMHTQLCMVDTLEKLGISRLFAYEIKTILDRIYRCWLENDEELSLDMAACAMAFCLLRMNGYDVSSDRLSHYAEAHNFHNSMQGYLKDMKTVLEFHKASQIKILDCEQVLDKLGSWSSSFLKEEVSSNSKHSSRVISQEADYVLKFPFYANLERLEHKRNIEHFDVANYQILKTSYKSFWTSDDLLKLAVEDFSSCQSIYRKELQHLQSWVRENRLDQLGFARDKITYCYLSAAATLCSPELTDGRILWAKNSLLTTVVDDFFDVGGSIEELKNLISLVEKWDGNHEKEFCSEHVEIIFSALHSTINELGAKASAVQNRSVTGHLVEIWLSMMRSMMNEAEWLRKKTVPTTEQYMENGIFSLALGPTVLSLLYIVGPKLSEEAIADPEYHELFRLVSTCGRLLNDVQGYERECKEGKLNSISLRVVHSDSSISVEEAQRELKRSVETSRRELLRLVLKEGSVIPRSCKDLFWKMCRILHLFYMNTDGFTSAKEMVSAVNAVIHEPLKISHLLSAIPGENTNTNS; from the exons ATGTCGTTAAATGCTCTCTCATTTCCCCTGTGCTGCATCCAATCTACGGATATTCAAATTTCTAGAGTTAGAGCTAAAAAAACAGTTCGAGCATCTCTTCCGCGAGTTTCGTCAG CAAATTTGGATGATGCGAAAGTAGCAAACAGTGCGAACCTTTCAGTAATG TGTTCCAGGGAATCGGAGAAACGAATAAGGGAGCAGCTAAGTAAGGTCGAATATTCAGTTTCTTCGTATGACACGGCATGGGTAGCCATGGTCCCTTCTCCTGGATCTCCTCAAACTCCGTGCTTCCCTCAGTGCGTCGATTGGATgttacaaaatcaaaattctaatgGATCCTGGGGACTTGACCATATTCATCCCTCTTTGATGAAAGATGCTCTATCTTCCACATTGGCATGTGTACTCGCGCTCAAGCGTTGGAATGTGGGTGAAGAGCATGTAAGACGAG GGCTACGTTATATTGGATCTAATTTGTCATGTATTAAGGATGAGAATTATCAGTCTCCTGTTGGCTTCAATATCATTTTCCCTGGCATGCTTGAACGTGCAATCGATTTGGGTTTAGATATTCCCATAAGACAGCATGCTATTCAGGATATTCTTTGCCTTCGAGATTTAGAATTGAAAAG ggATTCTGCAAACAATTCCGAGGGACGAAAAGCGTACATGGCGTATGTATCCGAAGGATTAGGGAATTTGCAGGACTGGAATGAGGTTATGAAGTATCAGAGGAAGAACGGATCGTTGTTCAATTCACCTGCAACAACAGCTGTTGCATTGACCCATCGTTATGATGTTAAAGCTCTTGACTACCTGCATGCTATTTTACGGCGGTTTGGCAGTTCAG TTCCTACCGTTTATCCGTTTGAGATGCATACGCAGCTTTGCATGGTCGACACTCTTGAAAAGTTGGGAATTTCTCGGCTGTTTGCTTATGAGATAAAGACCATCTTGGACAGAATATACAG ATGCTGGTTGGAGAACGATGAGGAACTTAGTTTGGATATGGCTGCATGTGCTATGGCATTTTGTCTTTTGCGTATGAACGGATATGATGTTTCCTCAG ATAGGCTATCTCACTATGCTGAAGCACACAATTTCCATAATTCCATGCAAGGATATCTGAAAGATATGAAAACTGTTCTAGAATTTCACAAGGCATCACAGATTAAAATCCTGGACTGTGAACAAGTCTTAGATAAACTGGGTTCCTGGTCCAGTAGTTTCCTAAAAGAGGAAGTATCTTCTAATTCAAAACATTCTTCCCGAGTTATCTCCCAAGAG gcAGATTATGTTCTTAAATTTCCCTTTTACGCCAATTTGGAACGCTTAGAACACAAGAGAAACATTGAGCACTTCGATGTTGCCAATTATCAGATTCTCAAAACATCATATAA GTCTTTCTGGACTTCTGATGATCTTCTTAAATTGGCTGTTGAAGATTTCAGTAGCTGTCAGTCTATATACCGGAAAGAACTTCAACATCTTCAGAG CTGGGTCAGAGAAAACCGGTTGGATCAGCTAGGATTTGCTCGGGATAAAATAACATACTGTTACCTCTCTGCTGCTGCTACTCTATGTTCTCCCGAATTAACCGATGGTCGCATTTTATGGGCCAAAAATAGTCTGCTCACCACTGTGGTTGACGACTTCTTCGACGTAGGTGGATCAATCGAAGAATTAAAAAACCTCATCAGTTTAGTTGAGAA ATGGGATGGAAATCACGAAAAAGAGTTTTGCTCTGAGCACGTGGAGATTATATTTTCTGCGCTTCACAGCACAATCAACGAGCTTGGAGCTAAGGCATCAGCAGTACAAAATCGTAGCGTCACCGGCCATCTAGTAGAAATA TGGCTTAGTATGATGAGGTCCATGATGAACGAAGCAGAGTGGCTGAGGAAGAAAACGGTACCCACGACGGAGCAGTACATGGAAAATGGAATTTTTTCCCTTGCTTTGGGCCCTACCGTTCTCTCGTTACTCTACATTGTTGGTCCAAAGCTCTCCGAAGAGGCGATCGCAGATCCAGAGTACCATGAATTGTTCAGACTTGTGAGCACATGCGGCCGTCTTCTAAACGACGTGCAAGGTTACGAG AGAGAATGTAAAGAAGGAAAGTTGAACAGCATCTCGCTCCGCGTTGTTCATAGCGACTCTTCCATCTCTGTAGAAGAGGCTCAAAGGGAGCTCAAGAGATCTGTCGAAACTTCTCGGAGAGAATTGCTAAGGCTGGTGCTGAAGGAGGGATCTGTAATTCCTCGAAGTTGCAAGGACTTATTTTGGAAGATGTGCAGAATACTTCACCTATTCTACATGAACACTGATGGATTTACATCTGCAAAGGAAATGGTGAGTGCTGTAAACGCAGTTATTCATGAACCACTCAAAATCAGCCATCTTTTGTCAGCTATTCCCGGCgaaaatacaaatacaaattcCTAA
- the LOC109720707 gene encoding ent-kaur-16-ene synthase, chloroplastic-like encodes MPLTAISFCGPLCCIQSSDIQISEVRVKQTVRASLPRVLTAYLDDEKVASSANLSVMGSRELEKRIRERLRKVEYSASSYDTAWVAMVPSPGSPQTPCFPQCVNWMLQNQNSNGSWGLDHIHPSLMKDALSSTLACVLALRRWNAGEEHIRRGLRYIGSNLSCVMDENYQSPVGFNIIFPGMLKLAIDLGLDIPIRQRAIQDVLCLRDLELKRDSANISEGRKAYMAYVSEGLRNVQNWNEVMKYQGKNGSLFNSPSTTAVALTHLYDVKALDYLHAVLRRFGSSVPTVYPFEIHTQLCMVDTLEKLGISRQFTFEIRTILDRIYRCWLENDEELSSDMATCAMAFRLLRMNGFDVSSDGLSRFAEAHNFHNSLQGHLKDMKTVLEFHKASQIKISDCEQVLDKLGSWSSSLLKEEISSNSKHSSPVISQEADYVLKFPFYANLERLEHKRNIEHFDVANYQILKTSYKSFCTSDDLLKLAVEDFSSCQSIYRKELQHLQSWVRENRLDQLGFARDKLTYCYLSAAATLYSPELTDARISWAKNGVLTTVVDDFFDIGGSQEELKNLISLVEKWDGNHKKEFCSEHVEIVFSAIYSTINELGAKASAVQNRSVTGHLVEIWLSLMRSMMNEAEWLRNKTVPTIEQYMENGFVSFALGPIILPALYFVGPKLSEEAVADPECHEMFRLVSTCGRLLNDLQGYEREGKEGKLNSISLRLLHGGSSASIEEAKREIKRSVETSRRELLRLVLKEGTVIPRSCKDLFWKMCRILHLFYMNTDGFTSPKEMVSAVNAVVHEPLKISHLFSAIPVENTNTNS; translated from the exons ATGCCATTGACTGCTATCTCATTTTGTGGTCCCCTATGTTGCATCCAATCTTCAGATATTCAAATATCCGAAGTTAGGGTTAAACAAACAGTTAGAGCGTCTCTTCCACGAGTTTTGACAG CATATTTGGATGATGAGAAAGTAGCAAGCAGCGCTAACCTTTCAGTAATG GGTTCCAGGGAATTGGAGAAACGAATAAGGGAGCGACTAAGAAAGGTCGAATATTCTGCTTCTTCGTATGACACGGCATGGGTAGCCATGGTTCCTTCTCCTGGATCTCCTCAAACCCCATGCTTCCCTCAGTGTGTCAATTGGATgttacaaaatcaaaattctaatgGATCCTGGGGACTCGACCATATTCATCCCTCTTTGATGAAAGATGCTCTATCTTCCACATTGGCATGTGTACTTGCGCTCAGGCGATGGAATGCGGGTGAAGAGCATATAAGAAGAG GGCTACGTTATATTGGATCTAATTTGTCATGTGTTATGGATGAGAATTATCAGTCTCCTGTCGGCTTCAATATCATTTTCCCTGGCATGCTTAAACTTGCCATCGATTTGGGTTTAGATATTCCCATAAGACAGCGTGCTATTCAGGATGTTCTTTGCCTTCGAGATTTAGAATTGAAAAG aGATTCTGCAAACATTTCTGAGGGTAGAAAAGCGTACATGGCATATGTATCCGAAGGATTAAGAAATGTACAAAATTGGAATGAGGTTATGAAATATCAGGGGAAGAACGGATCGTTGTTCAATTCTCCTTCAACAACAGCTGTTGCATTGACCCATCTTTATGATGTCAAAGCTCTTGACTACTTGCATGCTGTTTTACGGCGGTTTGGCAGCTCAG TTCCTACTGTTTATCCGTTTGAGATACATACGCAACTTTGCATGGTTGACACTCTTGAAAAGTTGGGAATTTCTCGGCAGTTTACTTTTGAGATCAGGACCATCTTGGACAGAATATACAG ATGCTGGTTGGAGAACGATGAGGAACTTAGTTCGGATATGGCCACATGTGCTATGGCATTTCGTCTTTTGCGTATGAACGGATTTGATGTTTCTTCAG ATGGGTTATCTCGCTTTGCTGAAGCACACAATTTCCATAATTCCCTGCAAGGACATCTGAAAGATATGAAAACTGTTCTAGAATTTCACAAGGCATCGCAGATTAAAATCTCGGACTGTGAACAAGTCTTAGATAAATTAGGGTCCTGGTCCAGTAGCTTACTAAAGGAGGAAATATCTTCTAATTCAAAACATTCTTCCCCAGTTATCTCCCAAGAG gcAGATTATGTTCTCAAATTTCCCTTTTACGCCAATTTGGAACGCTTAGAACACAAGAGAAACATTGAGCACTTTGATGTTGCCAATTATCAGATTCTCAAAACATCATATAA GTCTTTCTGCACTTCTGATGATCTTCTTAAATTGGCAGTTGAAGATTTCAGTAGTTGTCAGTCTATATACCGGAAAGAACTTCAGCATCTTCAGAG CTGGGTCAGAGAAAACAGGTTGGATCAGCTAGGATTTGCTCGGGATAAGCTAACATACTGTTACCTCTCTGCTGCTGCCACTCTATATTCTCCCGAATTAACCGATGCTCGCATTTCATGGGCTAAAAATGGTGTGCTCACCACTGTGGTTGATGACTTCTTCGACATAGGTGGATCACAAGAAGAATTAAAAAACCTCATCAGTTTAGTTGAGAA ATGGGATGGAAATCACAAAAAAGAGTTCTGCTCTGAGCACGTAGAGATTGTATTTTCCGCTATTTACAGCACAATCAATGAGCTTGGAGCTAAGGCATCAGCAGTACAAAATCGTAGTGTTACCGGCCACTTAGTTGAAATA TGGCTTAGCTTGATGAGGTCCATGATGAACGAGGCAGAGTGGCTGAGGAACAAAACGGTACCCACGATAGAGCAGTACATGGAAAATGGATTTGTTTCCTTTGCTTTGGGCCCCATCATTCTCCCGGCTCTCTACTTTGTTGGTCCAAAGCTTTCGGAAGAGGCCGTTGCAGATCCAGAATGCCATGAAATGTTCAGACTTGTGAGCACATGCGGCCGTCTTCTAAACGACCTGCAAGGTTACGAG AGAGAAGGTAAAGAAGGAAAGTTGAACAGCATCTCGCTCCGCCTTCTTCATGGCGGCTCTTCCGCCTCTATAGAAGAGGCTAAAAGGGAGATAAAGAGATCCGTCGAAACTTCTCGGAGAGAATTGCTAAGGCTAGTGCTGAAGGAGGGAACTGTAATTCCTCGAAGTTGCAAGGACTTATTTTGGAAGATGTGCAGAATACTTCACCTATTTTACATGAACACTGATGGATTTACATCTCCAAAGGAAATGGTGAGTGCTGTAAATGCAGTTGTTCATGAACCGCTCAAAATTAGCCATCTTTTTTCAGCTATACCCGTCgaaaatacaaatacaaattcCTAA